The Deltaproteobacteria bacterium DNA segment CTTGGCCAGGGATTTATCCAAGCAAAGGGCCAAGGTCAGAGGATCCGATCCGGTATAAGGGATGCGCAGCATCTCCAGCATGGCCGGGATCTGCAGTTCGCGGCTTACGCCGTGGAGCCCTTCGGCGATATTGAAAACAATATCGGGCCGGAACTTGCGGAATTTTTCGAAGGCGTCTTCGACCCCTTCCACCAGAATCACCTGATGTTTGCCGGCCAGAGCGGAACGGACTGCTTCGATGGTTTCCTCATCATCCCATTCAGCATAGAGATCATCGGCCGAGGGATCTTCTGAGGGCTTCTTCAGGTTGAAGCATAATCCCACTTTCATGACGCCTCCAACTTACCCTCAAAAAGGAAGACAGCAGCGGCCACCACTGTTGACCATCCGCTTTTGACGATACTGGACTGGGTAATGTTGGTTGTGCGCACGATTTTATCACTGATGCGGTAAAACTCCTTTTTTTCATCCCAGCTCTTGTCTTCGTCGAATTCCATGCCCAGGGTGGAGGCCAGCATGGCCGCGGCAAGATCCTCGGCATAATCCCCGGCTTCTTTTTCTGTTTGGCCAAAGGCATGGTGTTCACTGAGGTAACCGTACAGAGATTTCTCCGAAGGGATGGCACAACCTATAGAAGCTGCGATTAGGCGCCGAGGCTCATTGGTGCTGCATTTGGCCAAAACGCAGAAAGTGATGCCCCCGGGGACGAGTTCCCGGAGTCCCTGGACGCGGGGGATGATTTTACAGCGGGGCGGAAG contains these protein-coding regions:
- a CDS encoding arginine decarboxylase, pyruvoyl-dependent; this translates as MVPRKLFFTKGVGGHKEELRSFELALRDAGIEKANLVTVSSILPPRCKIIPRVQGLRELVPGGITFCVLAKCSTNEPRRLIAASIGCAIPSEKSLYGYLSEHHAFGQTEKEAGDYAEDLAAAMLASTLGMEFDEDKSWDEKKEFYRISDKIVRTTNITQSSIVKSGWSTVVAAAVFLFEGKLEAS